One genomic segment of Pleurocapsa minor HA4230-MV1 includes these proteins:
- the psbA gene encoding photosystem II q(b) protein has protein sequence MTTTIRQDGNYSVWERFCRWVTNTNNRIYVGWFGVIMIPCLLSATICFIIAFIAAPAVDIDGIREPVAGSLIYGNNIISGAVVPSSNAIGLHFYPIWEAASLDEWLYNGGPYQLIIFHFLIGIFCWMGRQWELSFRLGMRPWICVAYSAPVSAATAVFLIYPLGQGSFSDGMPLGISGTFNFMLVFQAEHNILMHPFHMLGVAGVFGGSLFSAMHGSLVTSSLVRETTETESLNYGYKFGQEEETYNIVAAHGYFGRLIFQYASFNNSRSLHFFLGAWPVIGIWFTAMGISTMAFNLNGFNFNQSVLDSQGRVINTWADVLNRANLGFEVMHERNAHNFPLDLASGEATPVAMTAPAING, from the coding sequence ATGACAACTACTATCCGCCAAGATGGCAATTATAGTGTTTGGGAAAGATTTTGCCGCTGGGTTACTAACACCAATAACCGTATTTATGTCGGTTGGTTTGGCGTTATTATGATCCCCTGTCTTCTCTCAGCTACTATCTGTTTCATCATCGCTTTCATTGCAGCACCCGCTGTAGATATCGACGGTATTCGCGAACCCGTGGCTGGTTCACTGATCTACGGAAATAACATTATTTCTGGTGCAGTTGTTCCTTCCAGTAATGCGATCGGTCTGCATTTTTATCCTATTTGGGAAGCAGCTTCTTTAGATGAGTGGCTCTATAATGGTGGCCCTTATCAGCTAATTATTTTCCACTTCCTCATCGGTATTTTCTGCTGGATGGGTCGTCAGTGGGAACTTAGCTTCCGTCTGGGGATGCGTCCTTGGATCTGTGTTGCCTATTCTGCACCCGTATCCGCAGCAACCGCCGTGTTCTTAATCTATCCTTTGGGTCAAGGTTCTTTCTCCGATGGAATGCCTTTAGGAATTAGTGGAACATTCAACTTCATGTTGGTATTCCAGGCTGAACACAACATTTTAATGCATCCTTTCCATATGCTGGGTGTAGCTGGTGTCTTTGGTGGTTCTTTATTCTCGGCGATGCACGGTTCGTTGGTAACGTCTTCTCTAGTGCGTGAAACAACTGAAACTGAGTCTTTAAACTATGGTTATAAGTTTGGTCAAGAAGAAGAAACTTACAACATTGTTGCTGCTCATGGCTACTTTGGTCGTCTGATTTTCCAATACGCTTCTTTTAACAACTCAAGGTCTTTACACTTCTTCCTTGGTGCTTGGCCTGTAATTGGTATTTGGTTTACGGCTATGGGTATTTCTACCATGGCGTTTAACCTTAACGGTTTTAACTTCAACCAGTCCGTTCTTGATTCCCAAGGTCGTGTAATTAATACTTGGGCTGACGTACTAAACCGCGCTAACCTTGGTTTTGAGGTAATGCACGAACGTAATGCTCACAACTTCCCTCTAGATTTAGCTAGTGGTGAAGCTACTCCTGTGGCAATGACTGCACCCGCTATTAACGGTTAA
- a CDS encoding pseudouridine synthase yields MKYLLFYKPYGVLCQFTDNSDNPRATLKDYISIPEIYPVGRLDRDSEGLLLLTDNGQLQNRLANPKFAHPRTYYVQVEGIPNESALDKLRSSVTIKNYRTRQAKVRLLSPEPNLPPRVPPIRDRKSIPTCWLEMILTEGKNRQVRRMTAAVGFPTLRLVRVSIGSDAGKLDLANLNPGEWRELSPSETKKLLNFK; encoded by the coding sequence ATGAAATATCTTTTGTTCTACAAACCCTATGGAGTGTTGTGTCAGTTTACCGACAATAGTGATAACCCTCGTGCAACTTTAAAAGACTATATTTCCATTCCTGAAATTTATCCCGTAGGTAGATTAGATCGAGATAGTGAAGGGCTTTTATTGTTAACAGATAATGGTCAATTACAAAACCGCTTAGCTAATCCCAAGTTTGCCCATCCCCGTACTTACTATGTTCAGGTTGAGGGAATTCCTAATGAGTCAGCGCTAGATAAATTACGTAGTAGTGTAACAATTAAAAACTATCGCACTCGTCAAGCCAAGGTACGCCTGTTGTCTCCTGAACCTAATTTACCCCCTCGTGTTCCACCCATACGCGATCGCAAATCCATCCCTACCTGTTGGCTAGAAATGATTCTCACCGAAGGAAAAAATCGCCAAGTTAGGAGAATGACGGCTGCGGTTGGTTTTCCTACCTTAAGATTAGTTAGAGTATCTATTGGTAGTGATGCTGGCAAATTAGATCTTGCTAATTTAAATCCTGGTGAATGGCGCGAATTATCACCCAGTGAAACAAAAAAGTTACTTAACTTTAAATAA
- a CDS encoding DevA family ABC transporter ATP-binding protein — MNNQQLSQPVINITNLDHYFGKGELYKQVLFGINLTINRGEIVLMTGPSGSGKTTLLTLVSGLRSPQSGSCKILGKELCGASQAELVQARRNNGYIFQAHNLHHSLTATENVQMGLEVQGIYSKKERRDRAIAMLEQVGLGDRIDYYPDNLSGGQKQRVAIARALVAHPAIVLADEPTAALDSKSGRDVVNIMQKLAREQGSTILLVTHDDRILDIADRLVHLEDGRLVNNSVKKVAV; from the coding sequence ATGAACAATCAACAATTAAGCCAACCAGTAATTAATATTACAAATCTCGATCATTACTTTGGTAAAGGTGAACTTTATAAACAAGTTTTATTTGGCATTAATTTAACCATAAATAGAGGCGAAATTGTCTTAATGACAGGGCCATCTGGTTCAGGTAAAACAACATTATTAACCCTTGTTAGTGGTTTGCGATCGCCTCAGTCTGGAAGCTGCAAAATACTCGGTAAAGAACTTTGTGGTGCAAGCCAAGCAGAATTGGTGCAAGCTAGACGTAATAATGGTTATATCTTTCAGGCACATAATTTACACCATAGTTTAACTGCTACCGAAAATGTCCAGATGGGTTTAGAAGTACAGGGTATATACTCCAAAAAAGAAAGACGCGATCGCGCCATAGCTATGTTAGAACAGGTAGGCTTGGGAGACAGAATTGATTATTATCCCGATAACCTTTCTGGGGGACAAAAACAAAGAGTGGCGATCGCTCGTGCTTTAGTTGCCCACCCTGCAATTGTTCTAGCTGATGAACCGACGGCAGCATTAGATAGCAAATCAGGGCGAGATGTAGTTAATATTATGCAAAAGCTCGCTAGAGAACAGGGTAGCACTATTTTATTGGTAACCCACGACGATCGCATTTTAGATATTGCCGATCGCCTTGTTCACCTGGAAGATGGCAGATTGGTCAATAATTCAGTCAAAAAAGTTGCAGTTTAG
- a CDS encoding DUF86 domain-containing protein gives MSRNFKLYPDDILNSIKKIERYKKGMNREQLIADELTFDAVIYNLQIIGEAVKHIFLEIRKCQMSLNTIDNVYSEKSTKLTPTCFDNYIKW, from the coding sequence ATGTCACGTAATTTCAAACTTTACCCAGACGATATTCTTAACAGTATCAAAAAAATTGAACGCTATAAAAAAGGAATGAATCGAGAGCAATTAATAGCAGACGAACTAACATTTGATGCTGTAATTTATAATTTGCAAATCATTGGCGAAGCCGTTAAACATATTTTTCTAGAAATACGTAAATGTCAGATGAGCCTTAATACAATAGACAATGTGTATTCAGAAAAATCAACTAAGCTTACACCTACTTGTTTCGATAATTATATCAAGTGGTAA
- a CDS encoding nucleotidyltransferase family protein, whose amino-acid sequence MVSNQLNTNDILKTLSKHHQTIQNFGVCSLALFGSFARGHNTINSDLDFLVEFEGETTFDRYMDLKFWLEDLFNKPVDLVTKRSLRKEISQKILQEAIDVT is encoded by the coding sequence ATGGTTTCTAACCAGCTAAATACTAATGATATTTTAAAAACTTTAAGTAAACATCATCAAACAATCCAGAATTTTGGTGTGTGTTCATTAGCCTTGTTTGGTTCTTTTGCTCGTGGTCATAATACTATCAACAGTGATTTAGACTTTTTAGTCGAGTTTGAAGGTGAAACTACCTTTGATCGTTACATGGATTTAAAATTCTGGCTCGAAGATCTGTTTAATAAACCCGTCGATCTCGTTACGAAGCGTTCTTTAAGAAAAGAAATTAGTCAAAAAATTCTCCAAGAAGCGATCGATGTCACGTAA
- the devC gene encoding ABC transporter permease DevC: MFKSLKNRTPLGWLQLKHDKFRLLTALSGIAFADILIFMQLGFMNALYTSNTQYPRTIKGDLVLTSTQATNFNEPYTFPRRRLYQAMDIPGVESAEPVYIGSLNWRNPQTKEKTSMMVVGFDPAKPAFDLPEVNRQLDKLKIPDTVLFDQASRGEYDQVISQIQQGKTVTTESDRTTLTIVGLFKVGASFADDGALITSDQTFMRLFPRKQPGLVSLGVINLKDGQDIEKVRTYLNNYLTDDVQAYTYQEYVDAELKYIQSSTAIGFVFTLGTMMGFIVGIVIVYQVLSTDVNDHMAEYATFKAMGYKNSYLLGVVFEEAIILSIIGFIPSVAIAAGLYQLTAAATALPIVLPASRAVTVLIMTMTMCGISGAIATRKLHSADPADIF; the protein is encoded by the coding sequence ATGTTCAAATCCTTAAAAAACCGTACTCCCTTGGGTTGGTTGCAACTCAAACACGATAAATTTCGATTGTTAACTGCATTATCGGGGATTGCTTTTGCAGACATCCTCATCTTTATGCAGTTGGGTTTTATGAATGCTTTGTATACTTCTAATACTCAATATCCGCGCACAATTAAGGGCGATCTAGTTTTAACCAGTACCCAAGCAACTAATTTTAATGAACCCTATACTTTTCCCCGTCGCAGATTGTATCAAGCGATGGATATACCAGGAGTAGAATCGGCAGAACCTGTATATATTGGTTCTCTTAACTGGCGTAACCCCCAAACTAAAGAAAAAACTTCGATGATGGTGGTTGGTTTCGATCCAGCTAAACCTGCTTTTGATCTACCAGAAGTTAATCGTCAATTAGATAAACTCAAAATTCCCGATACAGTCTTGTTCGATCAGGCTTCTAGGGGGGAATATGACCAAGTTATCAGTCAGATCCAACAGGGAAAAACTGTGACGACAGAAAGCGATCGCACTACCCTAACTATTGTTGGTTTATTTAAAGTTGGGGCTTCTTTTGCTGATGATGGGGCATTAATCACCAGCGATCAGACCTTTATGCGCTTATTTCCGCGCAAACAACCAGGATTAGTTAGTTTAGGCGTAATTAATCTCAAAGATGGTCAGGATATAGAAAAAGTAAGAACATATCTCAATAATTATCTTACCGATGATGTTCAGGCTTATACCTATCAAGAATATGTCGATGCCGAACTAAAATACATTCAAAGTAGTACGGCAATTGGTTTTGTCTTTACCTTGGGGACAATGATGGGTTTTATTGTCGGAATTGTAATTGTCTATCAAGTGCTGTCCACCGATGTTAACGATCACATGGCAGAATACGCCACTTTTAAGGCAATGGGATATAAAAACTCCTATTTACTCGGTGTGGTGTTTGAAGAAGCAATTATTCTCTCCATTATTGGCTTTATTCCCAGTGTAGCGATCGCAGCAGGGTTATATCAATTAACCGCAGCAGCAACTGCTTTACCTATCGTCTTACCTGCATCTAGAGCTGTCACTGTCTTGATTATGACGATGACAATGTGTGGTATTTCAGGAGCGATCGCAACTCGTAAACTCCACTCAGCCGATCCAGCAGACATCTTTTAA
- a CDS encoding ABC exporter membrane fusion protein → MDYITDKQNKPSKPLIKNLPAIMIGLVLILGGATIYRLRQASVSETEVPPPVMPEIKTVTALGRLEPSGEIIEISADSTSSGNRLEELLVKQGDQIKQGDVIAVVDSRDRLQAALNQAQEQVRVAQANLALVKAGAKTGEIQAQQAAIARIQIERDNNIAAQTAMVARMQAELNNAQVEYQRYQTLYQDGAISASERDSKYLTLETAKKQLAEAQANLNRIESGQQEQLAEAKATLDQIAEVRPVDIAVAEAEVREAQAAVQTAQAELDQAYIKSPQAGTVIEIMTRPGEVVASDEGIVRIGQTSQMYAVAEVYESDIGKVKLGQPVNVTSSALAKKLTGTVDSIGLEVERQEVVNTDPTANIDAKVVQVKVKLDPESSKQVAGLTNLLVDVRIGLQSNE, encoded by the coding sequence ATGGACTACATTACAGACAAACAAAATAAACCCTCTAAACCCCTGATTAAAAACCTCCCTGCAATTATGATTGGTTTGGTTTTAATTCTGGGTGGCGCAACTATATATAGATTGCGTCAGGCTTCGGTATCTGAAACGGAAGTACCACCGCCAGTAATGCCAGAAATCAAAACTGTGACTGCATTAGGGAGATTAGAACCTAGTGGGGAAATCATTGAAATATCTGCTGACTCGACATCATCAGGAAATCGGCTTGAGGAGTTGTTAGTCAAACAGGGAGATCAAATTAAACAGGGTGATGTAATTGCAGTTGTGGACAGTCGCGATCGCCTGCAAGCAGCATTAAATCAAGCACAAGAACAGGTAAGAGTAGCCCAGGCAAATTTAGCCTTAGTTAAAGCAGGGGCAAAAACAGGAGAAATCCAGGCACAACAAGCAGCGATCGCTCGCATCCAAATTGAAAGAGATAACAATATTGCTGCCCAAACGGCAATGGTGGCAAGAATGCAAGCGGAATTAAATAATGCTCAAGTAGAATATCAACGCTATCAAACCCTATATCAAGATGGGGCAATCTCGGCATCAGAAAGAGACAGCAAATATCTCACTCTCGAAACGGCAAAAAAACAGCTAGCGGAAGCCCAAGCTAATTTAAATCGTATTGAATCAGGACAACAAGAGCAACTTGCTGAAGCCAAAGCAACCTTAGATCAAATCGCCGAAGTACGCCCAGTAGATATAGCCGTAGCTGAAGCGGAGGTAAGAGAGGCACAAGCAGCAGTCCAAACCGCCCAAGCAGAGTTAGATCAGGCATATATTAAATCTCCTCAAGCAGGAACAGTAATTGAAATTATGACTCGCCCTGGGGAGGTAGTGGCAAGTGATGAGGGGATAGTCAGAATTGGACAAACCAGTCAGATGTATGCTGTGGCAGAAGTTTATGAAAGCGATATTGGGAAAGTAAAACTAGGACAACCAGTTAATGTTACCAGTAGTGCTTTGGCTAAAAAACTTACAGGTACAGTAGATAGCATTGGTTTGGAAGTCGAACGACAAGAAGTAGTTAATACAGATCCGACAGCTAATATTGATGCCAAAGTTGTCCAAGTGAAAGTCAAGTTAGATCCAGAGTCTAGTAAGCAAGTAGCAGGGCTAACTAATTTGTTGGTGGATGTCAGGATTGGTTTGCAAAGTAATGAGTAA
- a CDS encoding actin-binding WH2 domain-containing protein: MKITSFEILMQLLRDRTSFLTEIEQQKNLDRKIVALLFCSSLFLALYGAIIGSTNGVLQMLASAFKLPALYLLTLLICLPTLYFLDIVFGSKRTFNQYVALLMASMAMISVMLFGFAPVTLFFRLSILDYRFFLLLNLVVLSITGVIGIKFFYRSMMSLIEQETDSVPNRHKLIKAWLFLYGFVGSQLGWTLRPFFGSPDLPFELFREIESNFFVQVVKIIGAFLGLN, translated from the coding sequence ATGAAAATAACTTCTTTTGAAATATTGATGCAGTTATTGCGCGATCGCACCAGTTTTTTAACAGAAATCGAACAACAGAAAAATTTAGATAGAAAAATTGTAGCGCTACTGTTTTGTAGTTCACTTTTTCTAGCACTATATGGTGCAATTATCGGTTCGACTAATGGTGTATTGCAGATGTTAGCTTCTGCTTTTAAATTACCTGCTTTATATCTACTGACTCTTTTAATTTGTTTGCCGACTCTTTATTTTTTAGATATTGTTTTTGGCTCTAAGCGAACTTTTAATCAATATGTTGCCTTGTTAATGGCTTCCATGGCAATGATTAGTGTAATGTTATTTGGGTTTGCTCCTGTAACTTTATTCTTTCGCTTATCTATTCTTGATTATCGCTTTTTCTTATTATTAAATTTAGTGGTTTTATCGATTACTGGTGTAATTGGTATCAAGTTTTTCTATCGTTCAATGATGTCTTTAATCGAACAAGAAACCGACTCTGTGCCAAATAGACATAAATTAATTAAAGCTTGGTTATTTCTTTATGGCTTCGTCGGTAGTCAGTTAGGATGGACTCTGCGACCTTTTTTTGGTTCACCAGATTTACCTTTTGAATTATTTAGAGAAATAGAAAGTAATTTTTTTGTACAAGTAGTTAAAATAATTGGTGCTTTTCTAGGACTAAACTAA
- a CDS encoding TetR/AcrR family transcriptional regulator, translated as MSKTKQNLERSKSVEKSAIILQGAMQEFLKHGYAGTSMDQIAKVAGVSKATVYSHFGDKESLFNAVIQDLVQEKFQTVMSLDRPQSLGQDPKKVLSEMVTKTLENTLSDRNFHNFIRIIIGESGRFPELAKAYVYNLAKPGIEALTKYLKSHPELKLEDPEATVRIMVGSLVYFVMLQEMLHGKDMLPLESDRLTKTLIDLIIRERD; from the coding sequence ATGAGCAAAACCAAGCAAAATTTAGAACGTTCCAAATCAGTAGAGAAAAGTGCCATTATTTTACAAGGTGCAATGCAAGAATTCCTCAAACATGGCTATGCAGGCACTAGCATGGATCAAATAGCCAAAGTTGCGGGAGTTTCTAAAGCGACGGTTTATAGTCATTTTGGTGATAAAGAAAGCCTGTTTAACGCTGTGATTCAAGATTTGGTTCAGGAAAAATTCCAGACAGTAATGAGTTTAGATCGACCTCAATCTTTAGGACAAGATCCCAAAAAGGTGTTGTCGGAGATGGTAACTAAAACGCTGGAAAATACTTTAAGCGATCGCAACTTCCATAATTTTATTCGCATCATTATTGGTGAATCAGGACGTTTTCCCGAGTTAGCTAAAGCCTATGTTTACAATCTTGCCAAGCCAGGGATTGAAGCTTTGACCAAATATCTTAAATCTCATCCCGAATTGAAGCTTGAAGATCCTGAAGCCACCGTCAGAATTATGGTGGGTAGCTTAGTTTACTTTGTAATGCTCCAAGAAATGCTGCACGGTAAAGATATGTTACCGTTAGAAAGCGATCGCCTGACTAAGACTTTGATTGATTTAATTATTAGAGAGCGAGATTGA
- the gloA gene encoding lactoylglutathione lyase, with translation MKMLHTMLRVGDLDQSIAFYCDILGMELLRRKDYPSGEFTLAFVGYGSEQDNTVIELTYNWGVSEYDLGKGYGHIALGVDDIYGTCDRIKAQGGKVTREPGPMKHGSTVIAFVEDPNGYKIELIQLGTQGSAK, from the coding sequence ATGAAAATGCTACATACCATGTTGCGCGTGGGAGATTTGGATCAGTCGATCGCCTTTTATTGCGATATTTTGGGCATGGAGCTTTTACGACGCAAAGATTATCCTAGTGGCGAGTTCACCCTGGCATTTGTGGGTTATGGATCGGAGCAAGACAACACCGTAATTGAGCTTACCTACAATTGGGGCGTATCGGAATACGACTTGGGTAAAGGTTATGGGCATATTGCCTTGGGTGTCGATGATATCTATGGTACTTGCGATCGCATTAAAGCTCAAGGAGGCAAAGTAACTCGTGAGCCTGGCCCGATGAAGCACGGCAGTACTGTAATCGCTTTCGTTGAAGATCCCAACGGTTATAAAATTGAGTTGATTCAGCTTGGCACCCAAGGATCGGCAAAGTAG
- a CDS encoding DUF1517 domain-containing protein, with amino-acid sequence MTSWRDRISQFSGKTRFVVSRIFIHLAGSEIAPMLGTLNRVAREAVEADGDLAVLGEGLVSLAQEILQMSEYWQSAGNEGDVFWDEGEAGDYVNELFTDSAQRYLSGTDTAESTDDDEPLSLPVTRNLVIMLTVAFEGESADLENNLADIEALEYGLKALINLHYQEKLRAIQIHFSPARLGDELDGEQLLLNFPELIPL; translated from the coding sequence ATGACTTCTTGGCGCGATCGCATTTCCCAATTTAGCGGTAAAACTCGCTTTGTAGTATCCCGCATCTTTATCCACCTGGCAGGTTCAGAAATTGCTCCCATGCTCGGTACTCTCAATCGTGTTGCCAGAGAAGCAGTAGAAGCAGACGGAGATTTAGCAGTACTGGGAGAGGGTTTAGTCTCCTTGGCTCAAGAAATACTCCAGATGAGTGAATATTGGCAATCGGCGGGGAATGAAGGCGATGTTTTCTGGGATGAGGGGGAAGCAGGAGATTATGTGAACGAACTCTTTACTGATTCTGCGCAAAGATATTTAAGTGGAACGGATACTGCTGAATCTACCGATGATGACGAGCCTTTGTCTTTACCTGTGACGCGCAACTTGGTGATTATGCTAACTGTTGCTTTTGAAGGAGAATCAGCCGATTTAGAAAATAATTTGGCGGACATTGAAGCCTTAGAATATGGACTGAAAGCTTTAATTAATCTGCACTATCAAGAAAAGCTGCGGGCAATTCAAATCCACTTTTCCCCCGCCAGATTAGGTGATGAACTTGATGGTGAACAACTACTATTAAACTTCCCTGAGTTAATTCCGCTTTAA
- a CDS encoding glycosyltransferase family 4 protein, with amino-acid sequence MKILFLHPNFPAQFRHLATVLGKDPHNTVVYATNRLEGSIPGVNKVVYEKSRTARPETHHYVRPLENAVLEAQGVYRVAQKLKEQNFYPDVVYGHSGWGPTLFMKDIFPRATLLCYFEWYYNAYGSDANFDPSDPINADDEARIRTKNAPILLDLASCDRGLSPTAWQRSQFPQEFQSKIKVHHDGIDTSYFRPVSGAKLNLPRINLDLSEAEEIVTYVARGMEPYRGFPQLIEAIFLLQKQRPQCHFVIVGKNRVAYGKTLPDGKTYKDAMLEKFPLDLSRVHFTDLLPYDEYLQVLQASSVHIYLTRPFVLSWSMLEALSTGCLILASDTAPVTEVIEDNVNGLLVDFFSPQQTCDRVIEALDRPEKMAIIRTKARETILEQYDLAKLLPQHLQWVKDSV; translated from the coding sequence ATGAAGATTTTATTTTTACATCCTAATTTTCCCGCTCAATTCCGCCACCTCGCTACGGTTTTGGGTAAAGATCCGCACAACACAGTAGTTTACGCCACGAATCGTCTTGAAGGCAGTATTCCAGGGGTGAATAAGGTGGTGTACGAAAAGTCCCGCACTGCTCGTCCTGAGACTCATCATTATGTTAGACCATTGGAAAATGCTGTCCTAGAGGCTCAAGGGGTTTATCGGGTAGCACAGAAGTTAAAAGAGCAGAATTTTTATCCTGATGTAGTTTATGGTCATTCAGGATGGGGGCCAACTTTGTTTATGAAGGATATTTTTCCCAGAGCAACTTTACTTTGCTATTTTGAATGGTATTACAACGCTTATGGCTCGGATGCCAACTTTGACCCAAGTGACCCGATTAATGCTGATGATGAAGCCCGAATTCGCACGAAAAATGCACCAATTCTGCTAGATTTAGCTAGTTGCGATCGCGGTTTATCCCCCACAGCCTGGCAGCGATCGCAATTTCCCCAAGAATTTCAGAGTAAGATTAAAGTCCATCATGATGGCATTGATACTAGCTATTTTCGACCAGTTTCTGGGGCAAAATTAAATCTGCCGCGAATTAACCTCGACCTCAGTGAAGCGGAGGAGATTGTTACTTATGTGGCTAGAGGTATGGAGCCTTATCGCGGTTTCCCACAATTGATTGAAGCGATTTTTCTGTTGCAAAAACAACGACCTCAGTGTCACTTTGTGATCGTCGGCAAAAACCGAGTGGCTTATGGTAAAACTCTGCCTGATGGCAAAACCTATAAAGATGCCATGCTGGAGAAATTTCCTTTAGATCTCAGTCGGGTACACTTTACCGATCTATTACCTTATGATGAATATCTTCAGGTACTACAGGCTTCCTCGGTGCATATTTACCTGACTCGTCCTTTTGTGCTGTCTTGGTCGATGCTCGAAGCTTTATCTACAGGCTGTTTGATTTTGGCTTCTGATACTGCTCCTGTAACCGAAGTAATTGAAGATAATGTTAATGGTTTGCTAGTAGATTTCTTCTCTCCTCAACAAACCTGCGATCGCGTAATTGAAGCCTTAGATCGGCCTGAAAAAATGGCAATAATTCGCACTAAAGCCAGAGAAACTATTCTCGAGCAATATGATTTAGCTAAGTTACTTCCTCAACACTTACAATGGGTCAAAGATTCAGTCTAA
- a CDS encoding YqhA family protein, with protein sequence MKNRSKGKLRKFELFFEALIWNCRFFILIPVIFSLLSALRLIFIGTVDVWVGLNIALNYQDPEGEMTIKTVTYIIGGVDYYLIGIVLLIFAFGIYELFISEIELKHRDDSSILQSNSLEELKDKLVNVIVVALIVSLFKQMLSIEIGKLSDILYIAVAILLISISQYLLHLGHTKSTIHLPKSDHSNTGSIKLEK encoded by the coding sequence ATGAAAAATAGATCTAAGGGAAAACTCAGAAAGTTTGAGTTATTTTTTGAAGCCTTAATTTGGAATTGTCGTTTTTTTATTTTAATTCCCGTTATCTTTAGTTTACTCAGTGCTTTACGCCTAATTTTTATTGGCACGGTTGACGTTTGGGTAGGATTAAATATAGCTTTGAATTATCAAGATCCTGAAGGGGAAATGACGATTAAGACAGTTACTTATATTATCGGCGGTGTAGATTATTATCTAATTGGCATTGTGCTATTAATTTTTGCGTTTGGAATCTATGAATTATTTATCTCAGAAATAGAACTTAAACATCGAGATGATTCCAGTATTCTTCAAAGTAATAGTTTAGAAGAATTAAAAGATAAGCTGGTTAATGTTATTGTGGTGGCATTAATTGTTAGCTTGTTTAAACAAATGCTGAGTATTGAAATTGGCAAACTAAGCGATATACTTTATATTGCTGTAGCAATTTTACTAATTTCTATTAGTCAATATTTATTGCACTTGGGCCACACAAAATCTACCATACATCTACCAAAAAGCGATCATTCCAATACTGGCTCTATTAAACTTGAAAAATGA
- a CDS encoding nuclear transport factor 2 family protein, which translates to MYTDALTIEGITKPAIINYFVTVNQAEFLKTASLFADRGTLLAPFEKPIVGRGKIAAYLSKEAKGMKLSPQQGICETESATESNCETYKILGKVQTALFSVNVAWYFTFNQDDQIATVQIKLLASPQELLSLKSKRNQ; encoded by the coding sequence ATTTATACAGATGCTTTAACTATTGAAGGAATTACCAAGCCAGCTATTATCAATTATTTTGTGACAGTTAATCAGGCAGAATTTTTGAAAACAGCATCTTTATTTGCTGATCGGGGAACTTTGTTAGCGCCTTTTGAAAAACCCATTGTTGGTAGAGGAAAAATAGCAGCTTATTTAAGTAAAGAAGCCAAGGGAATGAAACTGTCCCCGCAGCAGGGAATTTGTGAAACTGAATCAGCAACTGAATCAAATTGTGAAACATACAAAATATTAGGCAAAGTTCAAACTGCTCTATTTAGCGTCAATGTTGCCTGGTACTTCACTTTTAACCAAGACGATCAAATTGCTACAGTCCAAATCAAGTTACTAGCCTCGCCTCAAGAGTTATTAAGCTTGAAGTCAAAACGTAATCAGTAA
- a CDS encoding Orange carotenoid protein — protein sequence MATGTSEQNISRALGSYGNLSTDDKLAFLWYVYTKMGTSVTPAAPGAASDEIVEGLFNQVKELSHEEQLDVQRKIIESQDSLISREYGAFSENSKLYFWYRLAQGMEAGTIIPMPENYQPSGSVTELLSQIESMEFEQQITLLRNAVVDAGAETKPGAEI from the coding sequence ATGGCTACAGGAACTTCAGAGCAGAATATCTCCCGCGCACTCGGTTCTTACGGTAATCTATCGACAGATGATAAATTAGCCTTTCTTTGGTATGTATACACAAAAATGGGAACATCAGTTACCCCAGCAGCACCAGGCGCAGCATCAGATGAAATTGTGGAAGGACTATTTAATCAAGTCAAAGAACTGTCTCATGAGGAACAGCTAGACGTACAGCGTAAAATTATCGAATCGCAAGATAGCCTTATTTCCCGCGAGTATGGCGCTTTTAGTGAAAACAGCAAACTATATTTTTGGTATCGTTTGGCGCAAGGAATGGAAGCAGGAACAATTATTCCCATGCCTGAAAATTACCAGCCTAGCGGTAGTGTAACCGAGCTATTATCTCAAATTGAAAGTATGGAGTTTGAGCAGCAAATTACTTTACTAAGAAATGCAGTTGTAGACGCTGGTGCAGAAACAAAACCTGGCGCAGAAATCTAA